Proteins encoded by one window of Cannabis sativa cultivar Pink pepper isolate KNU-18-1 chromosome 4, ASM2916894v1, whole genome shotgun sequence:
- the LOC115712728 gene encoding uncharacterized protein LOC115712728, with protein MTTTPTSSLLLLLLLLPFMVSSQTCRRTCGKLPLKFPFGGGPGCGDPRFQQYVTCNTIDDHGQEQLTLTTHTGCYQVTAIDYVNQVLYISDPSMSTCSCINTQPSKGFGLDSDAPFSFHDETVFALLDCSLSSSPIYHSDGGNGSDQYKVPLCDNQGTVPICSFLYSCRAISTINLPISTCCVYTPVDLGPAYDMDLEKLKCSSYSAFYSFNGRQSDPDSWKYGMALKYKFSVYNEYPRTCAECEKSYGVCGYTGPYNSFICNCASGINSTSDCYFGQNYNFGSRLLHPWKTGAVLLVWLLVWVLWT; from the exons atgacGACGACACCAACCAGTTctctcctcctcctccttctcCTTCTTCCTTTCATGGTCTCATCCCAAACCTGCCGCCGAACTTGCGGAAAACTCCCTCTGAAGTTCCCCTTTGGCGGTGGCCCTGGCTGTGGTGACCCCCGCTTCCAACAATACGTGACCTGCAACACCATAGACGATCATGGCCAAGAGCAACTCACCCTCACAACTCACACCGGTTGTTACCAAGTCACAGCTATAGACTACGTCAACCAAGTCCTTTACATCTCAGACCCTTCCATGTCTACATGCTCATGCATCAACACTCAACCCTCCAAAGGCTTTGGCCTTGACTCCGATGCTCCTTTCTCATTCCATGACGAAACGGTCTTCGCTTTACTTGACTGTTCTCTTTCTTCATCACCAATTTACCATTCTGATGGAGGCAACGGCTCTGACCAGTACAAAGTTCCACTGTGTGATAATCAAGGAACAGTTCCCATATGCAGCTTCTTATACTCTTGTAGAGCTATTAGTACTATAAACCTTCCTATCTCTACGTGCTGTGTTTATACGCCGGTCGATCTCGGGCCGGCATACGACATGGACTTGGAGAAGTTGAAGTGCTCTTCTTACTCTGCCTTTTACAGCTTTAATGGAAGACAATCTGACCCTGATAGTTGGAAGTATGGGATGGCTTTGAAATATAAGTTTAGTGTTTATAATGAGTATCCTAGAACTTGTGCCGAGTGTGAAAAGAGTTATGGAGTGTGTGGATACACTGGACCTTACAACTCATTCATATGTAACTGTGCTTCTGGTATTAATTCTACTTCTGATTGTTATTTTGGACAGAACTATAACTTTGGTTCAAGACTACTACACCCATGGAAGACAG GGGCAGTACTGTTGGTGTGGTTATTAGTTTGGGTCTTGTGGACATGA
- the LOC115712727 gene encoding hydroxyproline O-galactosyltransferase GALT4: MKRGKLDSLMSPSRLRLLQILMALLFFYMLFMSFEIPLVLRTGFGSGSTDGLYGFIGDGLPKPLESEEDMFGKDFPTRPTDDSLSPPYRTKERRVRVFKKVSGLVFNETVLDGNVGKNEFSELQKAVKHAWMVGRKLWDELKSGTIEQHAAAKPANRSEECPPSITLSGSDFQARNRVLVLPCGLTLWSHITVVGTPRWAHAEYDPKIAVLKEGDESVMVSQFMMELQGLKTVDGEDPPRILHFNPRLKGDWSGKPVIEQNTCYRMQWGSALRCEGWKSRADEETVDGQVKCEKWIRDDDNHSEESKALWWLNRLIGRTKKVTIDWPYPFAEGRLFVLTVSAGLEGYHINVDGRHVTSFPYRTGFVLDDATGLFVNGDVDVHSVFAASLPTSHPSFSPQRHLEMSTRWKAPNLPNGQVGLFIGILSAGNHFAERMAVRKSWMQHDLIKSSDVVARFFVALNGRKEVNFELKKEADYFGDIVIVPYIDNYDLVVLKTIAICEYGVRTVAAKYVMKCDDDTFVRVDAVLKEAHKVHGDRSLYIGNVNYHHKPFRHGKWAVTYEEWPEEDYPPYANGPGYIISLDIAEFIISEFEKQKLRLFKMEDVSMGMWVEQFNSSRPVSYLHSLKFCQFGCIDDYYTAHYQSPRQMICMWTKLQQSGKPQCCNMR; encoded by the exons ATGAAGCGAGGGAAGTTAGACTCGCTGATGTCTCCCAGTCGACTCAGACTGCTGCAAATACTGATGGCGTTGTTGTTCTTTTACATGCTCTTCATGAGTTTTGAAATCCCTCTGGTGctccgaaccgggttcgggtcGGGATCAACCGACGGGCTTTATGGGTTTATCGGCGACGGCTTGCCCAAACCGCTTGAGAGCGAGGAGGATATGTTTGGTAAAGACTTCCCAACTCGTCCCACGGACGACTCTCTTAGCCCGCCGTATCGAACTAAAGAGAGACGCGTTCGCGTGTTCAAGAAAGTGTCCGGTTTGGTGTTCAATGAGACTGTCCTTGACGGAAACGTTGGTAAAAATGAATTCTCCGAACTTCAAAAGGCAGTGAAGCATGCCTGGATGGTTGGTAGGAAGCTATGGGATGAGCTTAAGTCTGGGACAATTGAGCAACATGCAGCTGCCAAGCCTGCCAACCGGTCCGAGGAGTGCCCTCCTTCGATTACACTTTCTGGTTCCGATTTTCAGGCTCGAAATCGAGTTTTAGTTCTTCCGTGTGGGCTGACACTATGGTCTCATATCACCGTTGTGGGCACTCCGCGTTGGGCTCACGCTGAATATGATCCTAAGATAGCAGTGTTGAAGGAAGGGGATGAATCGGTTATGGTCTCGCAGTTCATGATGGAGTTGCAGGGATTGAAGACCGTGGATGGAGAGGACCCGCCCAGGATATTGCATTTCAATCCGAGGCTCAAGGGAGATTGGAGTGGAAAGCCTGTGATTGAGCAGAATACGTGTTATCGGATGCAATGGGGTTCGGCGCTTAGATGTGAAGGATGGAAATCCAGGGCCGACGAAGAAACTG TTGATGGACAGGTGAAATGCGAGAAGTGGATTCGTGATGATGATAATCACTCAGAAGAATCAAAAGCTTTGTGGTGGTTGAACAGGCTGATTGGCCGTACAAAGAAGGTGACCATAGATTGGCCGTATCCTTTCGCAGAGGGCAGGCTATTTGTGCTTACTGTGAGTGCTGGCTTGGAAGGGTACCATATCAATGTTGATGGTCGTCATGTAACTTCTTTCCCATATCGTACG GGTTTTGTTCTTGATGATGCCACTGGACTTTTTGTGAATGGGGATGTGGATGTGCATTCTGTATTTGCGGCTTCCTTACCCACATCACATCCTAGTTTTTCACCCCAAAGGCATCTTGAGATGTCTACTAGATGGAAAGCTCCGAATCTTCCCAATGGTCAGGTGGGACTTTTCATTGGCATCCTTTCGGCCGGTAACCATTTTGCTGAACGGATGGCTGTAAGGAAGTCGTGGATGCAGCACGACTTAATTAAATCTTCAGATGTTGTAGCTCGTTTTTTCGTAGCACTT AATGGAAGAAAGGAGGTAAACTTTGAGTTAAAAAAGGAAGCAGATTATTTTGGTGACATTGTTATAGTcccttatattgataactatgACCTTGTTGTGTTGAAGACTATAGCAATATGTGAATATGGG GTTCGTACTGTTGCTGCAAAGTATGTGATGAAGTGTGATGACGACACTTTTGTTAGGGTGGATGCCGTGCTTAAGGAGGCACACAAAGTTCATGGAGATAGAAGTCTCTATATTGGAAACGTCAACTACCATCACAAACCCTTTCGTCATGGCAAATGGGCAGTGACATATGAG GAATGGCCAGAAGAAGATTATCCACCTTATGCAAATGGTCCAGGCTATATCATATCCCTTGACATTGCAGAGTTTATCATATCCGAGTTCGAAAAGCAGAAGTTGAGA TTGTTCAAGATGGAAGACGTGAGCATGGGCATGTGGGTTGAGCAATTCAACAGTTCAAGGCCAGTAAGTTATCTGCATAGCTTGAAATTCTGCCAGTTTGGTTGCATTGATGATTATTACACTGCACACTACCAATCTCCTAGACAGATGATTTGCATGTGGACCAAATTGCAGCAAAGTGGAAAACCCCAATGCTGTAACATGAGATGA